In Propionicimonas paludicola, a single window of DNA contains:
- a CDS encoding sensor histidine kinase produces the protein MSHDRPSNNDNLVRSAWRGVGGSTGYLLASFFTSLLTYTVLWTVFSVGLSLAVLVTGIPIMAFALHLARGFGATERGILGWTGLPAIEPPVWPDTTGQSTWRRSLTLLRSPHHWSHLLHGLLVSLVVSTTTFSLTITWWAMTFGGLTYWFWQGFLPARETAVDWPGWLAAHVWYLQGWSSSAVEIGVYTVGGVLFGVTLPWVIKGLARMQYTISAAMLGRWPSDDLRARAIAEAAGRQSAVHAEDTAMRRLERDLHDGPQQRLVRLQMDLATVERRAASGDAEQAVEVAKQAQLQAKAALDELRALSRGVAPPLLADRGLRAALAALAEESPVSTHARLDPAIDAAVSPEVARAIYFIAAELLTNVAKHAGADSAQLVAEVSPGLPSRLLLSVSDDGRGGAELRTGHGLSGLDERVRGLLGELTVESPPGGPTRVAVVLPLTDVVSAAAPYPEA, from the coding sequence ATGAGTCACGACCGACCTTCCAACAACGACAACCTCGTCCGCTCCGCATGGCGCGGTGTGGGCGGCTCCACCGGCTACCTGCTGGCCAGCTTCTTCACCTCCCTCCTGACCTACACAGTGCTGTGGACGGTCTTCTCGGTAGGCCTCAGCCTCGCCGTTCTGGTTACCGGGATCCCGATCATGGCCTTCGCACTGCACCTGGCCCGCGGCTTCGGTGCCACCGAACGCGGGATCCTGGGCTGGACCGGCCTGCCCGCCATCGAGCCGCCGGTCTGGCCGGACACCACGGGGCAGTCGACCTGGCGACGCAGCCTGACCCTGCTCCGCTCACCGCATCATTGGAGCCACCTCCTCCACGGACTGCTGGTCAGCCTGGTGGTCAGCACAACCACCTTCTCGCTCACCATCACCTGGTGGGCCATGACCTTCGGCGGCCTCACCTATTGGTTCTGGCAGGGCTTCCTGCCGGCCAGGGAGACCGCAGTGGACTGGCCGGGTTGGCTGGCCGCTCACGTGTGGTACCTGCAGGGCTGGAGCTCGTCCGCCGTGGAGATCGGCGTCTACACAGTGGGTGGCGTCCTGTTCGGCGTCACTCTGCCCTGGGTGATCAAGGGTTTGGCCCGGATGCAGTACACGATCTCTGCGGCCATGCTCGGCCGCTGGCCCTCGGACGACCTGAGGGCGCGCGCCATCGCCGAAGCAGCCGGACGCCAGTCGGCAGTCCACGCCGAGGACACCGCGATGCGCCGCCTCGAGCGTGACCTGCACGACGGCCCGCAGCAACGCCTGGTCCGGCTGCAGATGGATCTGGCCACCGTCGAGCGGCGGGCCGCGTCCGGCGACGCCGAGCAAGCCGTCGAAGTGGCCAAGCAGGCCCAGCTGCAGGCCAAGGCCGCACTGGACGAACTCCGGGCACTGTCTCGCGGAGTGGCTCCGCCACTGCTGGCCGACCGTGGTCTCCGCGCGGCTCTGGCGGCACTGGCCGAAGAGAGTCCGGTGTCGACCCATGCTCGTCTCGATCCGGCGATCGACGCCGCAGTGAGCCCTGAGGTGGCCCGCGCCATCTACTTCATCGCGGCCGAACTGCTCACCAACGTCGCCAAGCACGCCGGTGCCGACTCCGCTCAGCTGGTGGCAGAGGTCAGTCCCGGGCTGCCGTCGCGACTCCTGCTCTCGGTCAGCGACGACGGACGCGGTGGTGCCGAACTGCGCACCGGCCACGGCCTGTCCGGGCTGGACGAGCGGGTCCGCGGGTTGTTGGGCGAGCTCACCGTGGAGAGCCCTCCCGGTGGCCCGACCCGAGTGGCGGTCGTCCTGCCTCTGACCGACGTCGTCAGCGCAGCCGCGCCGTATCCTGAGGCGTGA
- the trhA gene encoding PAQR family membrane homeostasis protein TrhA: MESVQTSKDGSIHVTDERINTASHLAGACFAVMGSGLLLAQAGAQGDPWKIVGLAIYALSVIGLFTCSALHHGLNGSPRLNEVLRTLDYDSVFLLIAGSVTPLVLVHFRTTYGWAVLGGFWVIAAIGIVLRSVWRQVPKYLTNTLYIALGWMTVLLLGAGVSFPPGALALMIATGVVYSVGFVIFVIEKPNPWPGVFGFHELWHVLVIVAALLHYLLLYLYVLPA, translated from the coding sequence GTGGAGTCGGTTCAGACCAGCAAGGACGGCAGCATCCATGTCACGGACGAGCGGATCAACACTGCATCACACCTGGCCGGAGCCTGTTTCGCGGTGATGGGCTCGGGACTACTGCTGGCCCAAGCCGGTGCCCAAGGAGATCCCTGGAAGATCGTGGGCCTGGCGATCTATGCGCTCTCGGTGATCGGCCTGTTCACCTGCAGCGCGCTGCATCACGGACTGAACGGCAGCCCCCGGCTCAATGAGGTGTTGCGCACCCTGGATTACGACTCGGTCTTCCTGCTGATCGCCGGCTCGGTGACTCCCCTGGTCCTCGTCCACTTCCGGACGACCTACGGCTGGGCCGTGCTGGGCGGGTTCTGGGTGATCGCCGCCATCGGGATTGTGCTGCGCTCGGTATGGCGGCAGGTGCCGAAGTACCTCACCAACACCCTCTACATCGCTCTGGGCTGGATGACCGTCCTGCTCCTGGGTGCCGGAGTGAGCTTCCCTCCGGGTGCGCTGGCGCTGATGATCGCCACGGGCGTGGTCTACAGCGTGGGCTTCGTGATCTTCGTGATCGAGAAGCCGAACCCGTGGCCAGGAGTTTTCGGCTTCCATGAGTTGTGGCACGTGCTGGTGATCGTGGCCGCGCTGCTGCACTACCTGCTCCTCTATTTGTACGTGCTTCCCGCCTGA